The following proteins are co-located in the Trichormus variabilis 0441 genome:
- a CDS encoding HEAT repeat domain-containing protein: METIIMIGAMVGAWVGELVTVEVSKALLSGVTSKLNPSDLDKAIKTATIEACKQETRLFYSCPPDFIPKFLCNFFKEQGLSELQKPLENEGKPDVDYLAVVFQKAALADSKMKEIKIDYVYSWMEVFVTTYFQNTDNCIRFQIAKENYLQQLVNWFDDVKFAGIAVPGQEVEKSEKLVNIFVLPEVQEDNHKDINNLNSSIETELLSSNLSQSQQQLLWEQRQRALRKSSGRKFLASQILSQTNCQKFVLLGAPGSGKTTLLSYFVVMLAQKQIEQLNITAADYLPIIIPIRDFARQANISVIEYVKQFVEKNLCVKTLPVGFFEYWLEDGHTFIFFDGLDEIAQENKRYDVVRKIENFLGQFPTNCAVITSRPAGYKRDFFNTQEFAHYELLSFDDEKIEKFINCWYNSRIQDKSEAERRKTTLREALNKNERLKLLARNPLLLTIIALIHRYQAVLPKGRHKLYEKAVETLLTSWDANKEINVNHFLQDIDIEDLLFLMRKLAFWIHGQGSTADKEGGTLIACEDLLDKLKREIKSLKEIELYKAEEKAKRFLSLIQERTGLLNEQGQDCYAFVHKTFQEYLCAREINYQADDQDDFDIVLQYIDQHLHDPHWREVLLLLITQQAPNKAATAIRKVLSKNSEYEQWLHRDLLFAGNCLAEDIKNLKTAKDSPAIEILQNLVNLEVSDSLQVSSQIKSQVFQILCSLNETAFQTQALQLLKEKEQQIEQVRFQKYRAALGEKKAAVDRLLELLKDSESNVRSSAANALGRIGTETAIPGLLELLKDSESNVRSSAANALGNIGTETAIPGLLELLKDSESNVRSSAAFALVRIGTEAAIPGLLELLKDSESNVRSSAAFALGIIGTEAAIPGLLELLKDSESNVRSSAAFALGRIGTEAAIPGLLELLKDSESNVRSSAADALGNIGTEVAIPGLLELLKDSESNVRSSAVNALVRIGTEAAIPGLLELLKDSESNVRSSAAFALGNIGTEAAIPGLLELLKDSESNVRSSAAFALGNIGTEAAIPSLLELLKDSESNVRSSAANALGNIGTEAAIPSLLELLKGSELNVRSSAAFALGNIGKEAAIPGLLELLKDSEFNVRLIGAFVLKKIDEKTHSVVINLSRWINENQDSEYIGDGIDLLWELICGETT, from the coding sequence GTGGAGACCATCATAATGATTGGTGCAATGGTTGGTGCATGGGTAGGAGAATTAGTCACAGTAGAAGTTTCTAAAGCTTTACTGAGTGGTGTTACGAGCAAACTTAACCCTAGTGATTTAGATAAGGCGATTAAAACTGCAACGATAGAAGCTTGTAAGCAAGAAACCCGATTATTTTATTCTTGTCCACCAGACTTTATACCAAAATTTTTATGTAATTTTTTTAAAGAACAAGGATTGTCAGAGCTACAGAAACCTTTAGAAAATGAGGGAAAGCCTGATGTAGATTATTTAGCTGTTGTTTTCCAAAAAGCAGCTTTAGCTGACTCAAAAATGAAAGAAATTAAAATTGATTATGTTTATTCATGGATGGAGGTTTTTGTTACAACTTATTTTCAAAATACAGATAATTGCATAAGGTTTCAGATTGCCAAGGAAAACTATCTTCAGCAATTAGTAAATTGGTTTGATGATGTTAAGTTTGCTGGGATTGCTGTACCAGGACAAGAAGTAGAAAAATCGGAGAAGCTAGTAAATATTTTTGTATTACCAGAAGTGCAGGAGGATAACCACAAGGATATAAATAATCTCAACTCCAGCATCGAAACAGAGTTATTGTCATCCAATTTGAGCCAAAGTCAGCAACAATTACTTTGGGAACAGAGACAGCGTGCTTTAAGAAAATCTTCCGGGAGAAAATTTTTAGCTTCCCAAATTTTAAGTCAAACCAACTGCCAAAAGTTTGTTCTTTTAGGTGCGCCCGGCTCTGGAAAAACTACTTTACTGAGTTATTTTGTGGTGATGTTAGCTCAGAAGCAGATTGAACAACTGAATATAACAGCAGCAGACTATTTACCTATTATAATTCCTATACGAGATTTTGCTAGGCAAGCAAATATTAGCGTTATTGAATATGTTAAGCAATTTGTTGAAAAAAATCTATGTGTTAAAACCTTACCTGTAGGTTTTTTTGAATATTGGTTAGAAGATGGACACACTTTTATCTTTTTTGATGGATTGGATGAAATTGCTCAGGAAAATAAACGATATGATGTAGTGCGGAAAATTGAGAATTTTTTAGGACAATTTCCGACAAATTGTGCAGTTATTACTTCTCGTCCTGCTGGTTATAAACGTGATTTTTTCAATACTCAAGAGTTTGCCCATTACGAGCTTTTATCTTTTGATGATGAGAAGATAGAAAAGTTTATTAACTGTTGGTATAACAGCCGTATTCAGGATAAATCAGAGGCAGAGCGACGTAAAACAACTTTACGAGAAGCATTAAATAAAAATGAGCGTCTCAAATTACTAGCGCGTAACCCTTTGCTGTTGACTATTATTGCTCTGATTCACCGCTACCAGGCAGTTTTGCCTAAAGGTCGTCACAAACTTTATGAGAAAGCCGTAGAAACTCTCTTAACTTCTTGGGATGCGAATAAGGAAATTAACGTCAACCATTTTTTACAAGATATTGATATTGAAGATTTACTATTTTTGATGCGAAAATTAGCCTTTTGGATTCATGGACAAGGCAGTACAGCAGATAAAGAAGGGGGAACACTAATTGCTTGTGAAGATTTGCTTGACAAATTAAAAAGAGAAATCAAATCTTTGAAGGAAATTGAACTTTATAAAGCAGAGGAGAAAGCGAAACGGTTTTTAAGTTTGATTCAGGAACGTACTGGACTGCTTAATGAACAAGGTCAAGATTGCTATGCTTTTGTGCATAAAACCTTTCAGGAATATCTGTGTGCTAGAGAAATTAATTATCAAGCAGACGATCAAGACGATTTTGATATTGTTTTACAGTATATTGATCAGCATCTCCATGACCCTCATTGGCGAGAGGTATTACTGCTATTAATTACTCAGCAAGCACCAAATAAAGCGGCTACAGCTATTAGAAAAGTTCTCAGCAAGAATAGCGAATATGAACAGTGGTTGCATCGTGACTTATTATTTGCTGGGAATTGCCTTGCTGAAGATATCAAAAATTTAAAAACTGCCAAAGATTCTCCAGCCATAGAAATTTTACAAAATTTAGTAAATCTTGAAGTCAGCGATTCTTTGCAAGTTAGTTCTCAAATTAAATCACAAGTATTTCAAATTTTATGTAGCCTGAATGAAACGGCTTTTCAAACTCAAGCTTTGCAATTGTTAAAAGAGAAAGAACAACAAATAGAACAAGTACGATTTCAAAAATATCGTGCTGCATTAGGAGAGAAAAAGGCGGCAGTTGATAGATTACTAGAACTCCTCAAAGACTCAGAATCTAATGTGCGGTCTAGTGCCGCAAATGCGTTAGGTAGAATAGGTACAGAAACAGCAATTCCTGGCTTACTAGAACTCCTCAAAGACTCAGAATCTAATGTGCGGTCTAGTGCCGCAAATGCGTTAGGTAACATAGGTACAGAAACAGCAATTCCTGGCTTACTAGAACTCCTCAAAGACTCAGAATCTAATGTGCGGTCTAGTGCCGCATTTGCGTTAGTTAGAATAGGTACAGAGGCAGCAATTCCTGGCTTACTAGAACTCCTCAAAGACTCAGAATCTAATGTGCGGTCTAGTGCCGCATTTGCGTTAGGCATAATAGGTACAGAAGCAGCAATTCCTGGCTTACTAGAACTCCTCAAAGACTCAGAATCTAATGTGCGGTCTAGTGCCGCATTTGCGTTAGGTAGAATAGGTACAGAAGCAGCAATTCCTGGCTTACTAGAACTCCTCAAAGACTCAGAATCTAATGTGCGGTCTAGTGCCGCAGATGCGTTAGGTAATATAGGTACAGAAGTAGCAATTCCTGGCTTACTAGAACTTCTCAAAGACTCAGAATCTAATGTGCGGTCTAGTGCCGTAAATGCGTTAGTTAGAATAGGTACAGAAGCAGCAATTCCTGGCTTACTAGAACTCCTCAAAGACTCAGAATCTAATGTGCGGTCTAGTGCCGCATTTGCGTTAGGTAACATAGGTACAGAAGCAGCAATTCCTGGCTTACTAGAACTCCTCAAAGACTCAGAATCTAATGTGCGGTCTAGTGCCGCATTTGCGTTAGGTAACATAGGTACAGAAGCAGCAATTCCTAGCTTACTAGAACTCCTCAAAGACTCAGAATCTAATGTGCGGTCTAGTGCCGCAAATGCGTTGGGTAACATAGGTACAGAAGCAGCAATTCCTAGCTTACTAGAACTTCTCAAAGGCTCAGAATTGAATGTGCGGTCTAGTGCCGCATTTGCGTTGGGTAATATAGGTAAAGAAGCAGCAATTCCTGGCTTACTAGAACTCCTCAAAGACTCAGAATTTAATGTGCGTCTTATTGGCGCATTTGTGCTGAAGAAAATCGATGAAAAAACTCATAGCGTAGTCATTAATCTTTCTCGATGGATTAATGAAAACCAAGATTCTGAATATATTGGAGATGGGATAGATTTGCTATGGGAATTGATATGTGGCGAGACAACCTGA
- a CDS encoding CHAT domain-containing protein — protein MLKQLWQWLKRSFGRLFGRKHSPVREQNKVEPPQRLTDAEYESLFLQLLAEVNDGLTRGEAKGFLAAKHINEGDLVEWLRGFGERLFASAKPNDELVSRMVRLGELSIGEVSDVAGDIGRRLGGGETNRRGAEDAEEEETSNQFNDAIELTSDEAEAWLNQGVALANLGQLEQAITSFDKAIEFKPDDDSAWYSRGVALCNLGRFEQAIASYNRAIEFKHNFPEAWTNRGVILNSLKLYQEALTSFETALQINPNFPEVFNAWYGRGNTLFNLEKFEEAIASYDKAIEFKADDYSAWYNRGVALDNLGQFEEAIASYDKAIEFKADDYSAWNYRGVALANLGRFEEAIASYDKAIEFKADDYSAWYNRGVALSNLGRFQEAITSYDKAIEFKADFYIAWMNRGIVAGNVIVERIDFSTFPLPHAAAHNLALKFNNPDLNKRGYEGRLASYEEGLKHCQQETHPEGWGKLHRAIGDSHYYQGRGNYNTRYFWRKAINSYKTALQTLTATNFPELHLEVLQDLIRVLLDLGEIAEATELQRQGTELLRRLLNEPNRSERSKKQLALKFAWIQQLTVDLAVQSGDLLQAIELAEEGKNTCLRWLLDGWSDEISSPNYSEIQQLLNPSTAIVYWHLSSYALHTFILKHNAPSPIVLGNTECLTQAQRLRDFEAWVKKWNEQYANYPKDKDKQGEKDRTWRDNLPEMLRNLSHILDINAVVSTIPDITQLILIPHRDLHRFPLHALFPPEFTISYLPSAKIGSISVKKDNYNQKNLLSIEHPNSTGYPSLDFAEIESEAISQMFANPTRLHSEQATQKALINALPQSYNIFHFTGHGVYNFQNPALSFLALADEDKLTLADIHGFKLQSYQLVTLAACETAITGNHTITTEYVGLVSGFMGCGVAHVVSTLWTVESAASALVMIQFYQLLQQGKPETIALAEATQWLRNVTNAELAQWYAAQLAKVPENQGLLYNCWSRHLNKLKNNPEPSKQPYNHPYFWAAFTITGNFSQ, from the coding sequence ATGCTCAAGCAACTTTGGCAGTGGCTCAAGAGGTCTTTTGGGCGTTTATTTGGCAGAAAGCATTCCCCAGTCAGGGAACAGAACAAAGTAGAACCACCGCAACGGTTAACGGATGCGGAGTATGAATCGTTGTTTCTCCAGTTGTTAGCAGAAGTCAATGATGGCTTGACTAGAGGAGAAGCAAAAGGTTTCTTGGCTGCAAAGCACATCAATGAAGGTGATTTGGTGGAGTGGTTGCGGGGTTTTGGCGAAAGATTGTTCGCTTCAGCTAAGCCAAATGATGAATTGGTAAGTCGGATGGTGCGGCTGGGTGAGTTGAGTATTGGGGAAGTTAGTGATGTTGCGGGTGATATTGGGAGGCGGTTGGGGGGAGGAGAAACGAACCGCAGAGGCGCAGAGGACGCGGAGGAAGAAGAAACAAGTAATCAATTCAATGATGCTATTGAATTGACGAGTGACGAAGCAGAGGCTTGGTTAAATCAAGGTGTGGCACTGGCTAATTTAGGGCAATTAGAACAAGCAATCACATCTTTTGACAAAGCTATAGAATTCAAGCCTGACGATGACTCAGCTTGGTACAGCCGGGGTGTGGCGCTGTGTAATTTGGGGCGATTTGAACAAGCGATCGCTTCTTATAATAGGGCTATAGAATTCAAACATAATTTTCCTGAAGCTTGGACTAATCGTGGGGTAATCTTAAATAGCCTCAAATTATATCAAGAAGCACTGACCTCGTTTGAAACTGCTTTGCAAATCAATCCCAACTTTCCAGAAGTATTCAATGCTTGGTATGGTAGGGGTAACACACTATTCAATTTAGAGAAATTTGAAGAAGCGATCGCATCTTATGACAAAGCCATAGAATTCAAAGCTGACGACTACTCAGCTTGGTACAACCGAGGTGTGGCGCTGGATAATTTAGGGCAATTTGAAGAAGCGATCGCATCTTATGACAAAGCTATAGAATTCAAAGCTGACGACTACTCAGCTTGGAATTACCGAGGTGTGGCGCTGGCTAATTTGGGGCGATTTGAAGAAGCGATCGCATCTTATGACAAAGCCATAGAATTCAAAGCTGACGACTACTCAGCTTGGTACAACCGAGGTGTGGCGCTGAGTAATTTAGGGCGATTTCAAGAAGCGATCACATCTTATGACAAAGCCATAGAATTCAAAGCTGACTTTTACATAGCTTGGATGAACCGAGGAATTGTAGCTGGAAACGTAATAGTAGAGAGGATAGATTTCTCTACATTTCCTTTACCTCATGCGGCAGCACATAACCTAGCTTTAAAATTTAACAATCCAGATTTAAATAAGCGTGGCTATGAGGGAAGATTAGCCAGCTATGAGGAAGGATTAAAACATTGTCAGCAAGAAACTCACCCAGAAGGTTGGGGAAAATTGCATCGGGCGATAGGTGATTCTCATTATTACCAAGGGCGAGGTAATTATAACACTCGCTATTTTTGGCGCAAAGCTATTAACAGTTACAAAACGGCACTGCAAACTCTCACAGCAACAAATTTTCCTGAGTTGCATCTGGAAGTTTTGCAAGATTTAATTCGCGTGCTGTTAGATTTGGGAGAAATAGCCGAAGCTACAGAACTCCAGCGCCAAGGTACTGAGTTGTTGCGGCGCTTATTAAATGAACCAAATCGCTCTGAGCGAAGTAAAAAACAACTAGCTTTAAAATTTGCTTGGATTCAGCAGTTAACTGTTGATTTAGCCGTGCAGTCTGGAGATTTGCTGCAAGCGATTGAATTGGCAGAAGAAGGCAAAAATACTTGCTTGCGTTGGCTTTTGGATGGATGGAGCGATGAAATTTCTTCTCCTAATTATTCAGAAATACAACAACTGCTTAATCCTTCAACTGCCATTGTTTATTGGCATCTCAGTTCTTACGCCTTACATACTTTCATTCTTAAACATAACGCCCCGTCACCAATTGTTTTAGGCAATACCGAGTGTCTAACTCAGGCGCAACGTTTACGCGATTTTGAAGCCTGGGTGAAAAAATGGAACGAACAATACGCCAATTATCCCAAGGATAAAGACAAGCAAGGCGAAAAAGATAGAACATGGCGCGACAATTTACCCGAAATGCTGCGGAATCTGAGTCATATTCTCGATATAAATGCTGTCGTCTCCACAATTCCAGATATTACTCAATTAATTCTCATTCCTCACCGCGATTTGCACCGCTTCCCTCTTCATGCACTGTTTCCACCTGAATTTACCATCAGCTATTTACCCAGTGCAAAAATTGGCTCTATCTCTGTTAAGAAAGACAATTATAACCAAAAAAATTTACTTAGCATCGAACATCCCAACAGTACGGGTTATCCCTCATTAGATTTCGCCGAAATCGAATCAGAAGCCATCAGCCAAATGTTTGCCAACCCTACACGTCTGCATTCTGAACAAGCCACACAAAAAGCACTGATAAATGCTTTGCCCCAAAGCTACAATATTTTTCACTTTACAGGACATGGTGTATATAACTTCCAAAATCCGGCGTTATCTTTTTTAGCATTAGCAGATGAAGACAAGTTAACTCTAGCGGATATCCACGGCTTTAAATTGCAAAGCTATCAACTCGTCACCTTAGCAGCTTGCGAAACTGCAATCACCGGAAATCACACCATCACTACAGAATATGTAGGGCTTGTCAGTGGCTTTATGGGTTGCGGTGTGGCTCATGTCGTCAGTACCCTGTGGACTGTAGAATCAGCCGCTAGTGCTTTGGTGATGATTCAGTTTTACCAACTGCTGCAACAAGGTAAACCAGAAACTATAGCTTTAGCTGAAGCTACCCAATGGTTGCGAAATGTCACCAATGCAGAACTAGCACAATGGTATGCAGCGCAACTTGCCAAAGTTCCTGAAAATCAAGGACTCCTTTACAATTGCTGGTCACGCCATTTAAATAAACTTAAGAATAACCCAGAACCTAGTAAACAACCCTATAATCACCCTTACTTCTGGGCAGCTTTTACTATTACTGGCAACTTTTCACAATGA